In a single window of the Aridibaculum aurantiacum genome:
- a CDS encoding ATP-binding protein, with product MRFLNKLIFINSATIAYAEVMVNGNVHLIGTQGVGKSTLLRAILFFYNADTLKLGISKEKKSFAEYYFPYSNSFLIYEVMRENGPYCIIAFKSQGKVCFRFMDGGYDKKYFLTQDGQAYQKWEDNRKVLDENGIFSTRKIDRYEEYRDILYGNTETGKKEFTKYALLQSKQYQNIPRTIQNVFLNSKLEAEFIKQTIIMSLNEEDISIDLQNYNHHLKNFEEQLADIYQYKQPAVQKLAENVVKYHLAIRHLEKDKNTLSMQLTWAIANVQKLIPKLQEKKERAHSDKEAIQQKIENAETRYRNKAEKIKGEISVLESDLKKAKEKSEHYTKLKIDELLERVGKKKEHETIQKSLSKELELLTAKFGEVSQKYDALLASLDNDVRTFVQTKENEILRAKAKTMEDEKAARKAMQGLIEDIRQSNQQAVQQANEAVNQQQQHLQNERVKREAIRHQRFFEAELVEATQQLSDLKLAIQQAEQLTAHNKSRLETLQKQWELDEATTKQNNIRLSEKLQEQVERMQQELTAIDAKLANSEGALYGWLNKNKQGWENTIGKVVDEDILFNNDLQPQLNGEAHSLYGIQLDLADVKVQVKTLAEYEKDKQRLQEKLQQTQHQLDALTTQQADQVEKLRKKYQPQIRECKEAITEQQYRLEQDTQQLQYAQLNKKDLELKAAEEKKQALADIDSLTAAAHEALLQAQQQLEEVKEEVHKQVKAKERELDRKISALEKEEKELFVSIGEAVNSYKQQFSVQKKELLERRQQELEGKGGDTKRINEVEKQLQVIKHELDYIEKNRDVVAEYKKDKRELIDKIDDLKSRKALLEQQYETEEQKHKTNKAQLQADIAATDVLIHDLALQVQQAEEDSKAFTNFSVTDAYNSIDAAYKEEKESFRTDKRCKSLIDEINRCYYNSIKRLDELRDTANKFLGYFSMNNIFNFKTGLSYQEEYLQFADQLNDFINNSKIEEFEKRVNERFATIIHSVGKETGTLMSKGGEIQKVINEVNRDFDNKNFVGAIQKIELRLDESANKVVQLLLQIKKYNDEHAYDIGGLNLFSSVDQDSKNKKAVDLLKQLGKAVGEYKKDYIALSDTFELKFRIEENQNDTGWVEKLSNVGSEGTDVLVKAMINIMLLNVFKEGASKRFKDFRLHCMMDEIGKLHPNNVKGILQFANDRNINLINGSPTETNALDYKHIYKLEKDGKRNTRIKRIITNYAMA from the coding sequence ATGAGGTTTCTTAATAAACTGATCTTTATAAATAGCGCCACCATTGCCTATGCCGAAGTAATGGTAAATGGTAATGTTCACCTGATAGGTACACAAGGAGTTGGTAAGAGTACCTTGCTTCGCGCCATCTTGTTTTTTTATAATGCAGACACACTTAAGCTCGGCATCAGCAAAGAGAAAAAGAGCTTTGCTGAATATTATTTCCCATACTCTAATTCGTTTCTTATTTACGAAGTAATGCGTGAGAATGGCCCTTACTGCATCATTGCATTTAAGAGCCAGGGCAAAGTTTGCTTTCGCTTTATGGATGGCGGCTACGACAAAAAATACTTCCTTACACAGGATGGGCAAGCATACCAGAAGTGGGAGGATAACCGGAAGGTATTGGATGAGAACGGTATCTTTTCTACAAGAAAGATTGACCGCTACGAAGAGTACCGCGACATCTTGTATGGCAATACTGAAACAGGAAAAAAAGAGTTCACCAAATATGCTTTGCTGCAGAGCAAGCAGTACCAGAATATTCCACGCACCATACAGAATGTATTTCTAAACAGCAAGCTGGAAGCAGAGTTCATCAAGCAGACGATCATTATGTCGCTCAACGAAGAAGACATCAGCATAGACCTGCAGAACTACAACCACCACCTGAAGAACTTTGAAGAGCAGCTGGCAGATATTTACCAATACAAACAACCTGCAGTACAAAAGCTGGCGGAGAACGTGGTAAAATATCATCTTGCTATTCGTCACCTGGAGAAGGACAAGAACACGCTGAGTATGCAGCTAACATGGGCCATTGCCAATGTTCAAAAGCTGATCCCAAAGCTGCAGGAGAAAAAAGAGCGTGCGCATTCTGATAAAGAAGCCATTCAGCAAAAGATAGAAAATGCTGAGACACGCTATAGAAACAAAGCAGAAAAAATTAAGGGTGAAATAAGCGTTTTAGAAAGCGACCTGAAAAAGGCGAAAGAAAAATCAGAGCATTATACTAAGCTGAAAATAGATGAACTGCTGGAGCGTGTTGGTAAGAAAAAGGAACACGAGACCATCCAAAAAAGCCTATCAAAAGAACTGGAATTACTGACTGCGAAATTTGGTGAAGTATCGCAGAAGTATGATGCACTGCTTGCTTCGCTTGATAATGATGTACGCACATTTGTGCAAACAAAAGAGAACGAAATTTTACGTGCTAAGGCCAAGACAATGGAAGATGAGAAAGCCGCACGTAAAGCAATGCAAGGTTTGATAGAAGATATAAGGCAGAGCAATCAACAGGCAGTACAGCAGGCCAATGAAGCTGTGAACCAGCAGCAACAACATTTACAAAACGAACGTGTGAAGCGGGAAGCTATCAGGCACCAGCGCTTCTTTGAAGCAGAGCTGGTAGAAGCAACGCAGCAGCTTTCGGATCTGAAGCTGGCTATTCAACAAGCAGAACAATTAACCGCACATAACAAGAGCCGTCTTGAGACATTGCAAAAGCAATGGGAACTGGATGAAGCTACCACTAAGCAAAACAACATACGCCTGAGCGAAAAGCTGCAGGAGCAGGTAGAGCGTATGCAACAGGAGCTTACTGCAATAGATGCAAAGCTTGCTAACAGTGAAGGCGCATTGTATGGATGGCTCAACAAGAACAAGCAAGGCTGGGAAAACACCATAGGTAAAGTGGTAGATGAAGACATCTTGTTCAATAATGATTTGCAGCCGCAACTGAATGGCGAAGCGCATTCATTGTATGGTATCCAACTTGATCTTGCTGATGTAAAAGTGCAGGTGAAGACGCTGGCTGAATATGAAAAGGATAAACAGCGTTTGCAGGAAAAGCTACAGCAAACACAACATCAACTGGATGCGCTAACTACACAACAGGCCGACCAGGTAGAGAAACTGCGTAAAAAGTACCAGCCACAAATCCGTGAATGTAAAGAAGCTATAACTGAACAACAATATCGCCTTGAGCAGGACACGCAGCAGCTGCAATATGCACAACTAAATAAGAAAGACCTGGAACTAAAGGCTGCCGAAGAAAAGAAACAAGCATTGGCTGATATAGACAGTTTAACAGCTGCAGCGCACGAGGCATTGCTACAAGCGCAGCAGCAGTTGGAAGAAGTGAAAGAAGAAGTTCACAAGCAGGTAAAAGCAAAGGAGCGAGAGCTGGATAGAAAAATAAGTGCACTGGAAAAAGAAGAGAAAGAACTGTTTGTTTCTATAGGTGAGGCAGTGAACTCTTACAAGCAACAATTCAGCGTACAAAAGAAAGAACTGCTGGAGCGCAGACAGCAAGAACTGGAAGGAAAAGGTGGCGATACAAAGCGTATCAACGAGGTAGAAAAACAACTACAGGTAATAAAGCATGAGCTGGATTATATAGAGAAGAACAGGGATGTAGTAGCTGAATACAAAAAAGATAAACGTGAGCTGATCGATAAGATTGATGACCTGAAAAGTCGCAAAGCTTTATTGGAACAACAGTACGAAACGGAAGAGCAAAAACATAAGACGAACAAGGCGCAACTTCAGGCTGATATAGCTGCAACAGATGTCCTGATACATGACCTTGCACTACAGGTGCAGCAGGCTGAGGAAGACAGTAAAGCATTTACTAACTTCAGTGTTACGGATGCTTACAACAGCATTGATGCAGCTTACAAAGAAGAGAAGGAAAGCTTCCGCACAGACAAGCGATGCAAGAGTTTGATAGATGAGATCAACCGCTGTTACTACAATTCAATTAAGCGACTAGATGAATTAAGAGATACAGCCAATAAGTTCCTTGGCTACTTCTCCATGAACAACATCTTCAACTTTAAGACTGGCCTTAGCTACCAGGAAGAATACCTGCAGTTTGCTGACCAGTTGAATGACTTCATCAACAACAGTAAGATTGAAGAGTTTGAAAAGCGTGTGAACGAACGCTTTGCTACCATCATACATTCTGTAGGTAAAGAAACAGGAACCCTGATGAGCAAAGGCGGCGAGATACAAAAAGTGATCAACGAAGTGAACCGCGATTTCGACAACAAGAACTTCGTTGGAGCTATTCAAAAGATAGAACTACGATTAGATGAAAGTGCGAACAAAGTTGTGCAGCTATTACTGCAGATAAAGAAGTACAATGATGAGCATGCTTATGATATTGGTGGTCTCAATCTCTTCTCATCTGTAGACCAGGATTCAAAAAATAAAAAAGCAGTTGACCTGCTAAAACAGCTAGGCAAAGCAGTTGGTGAATACAAAAAAGATTACATAGCCCTGAGCGATACGTTTGAACTGAAGTTTAGAATAGAAGAAAACCAGAACGATACCGGCTGGGTAGAAAAGCTTAGCAATGTTGGTAGTGAAGGAACGGATGTATTGGTGAAAGCTATGATCAACATCATGCTGCTAAATGTATTCAAAGAAGGTGCTTCAAAACGTTTCAAAGACTTCAGGCTGCATTGTATGATGGATGAGATAGGAAAGCTTCACCCGAACAACGTAAAAGGTATTCTTCAATTTGCTAATGACAGGAACATTAATCTTATCAACGGCTCTCCAACCGAAACCAATGCGCTAGACTACAAGCATATTTATAAGCTGGAGAAAGATGGTAAGCGCAACACTCGTATCAAGCGCATTATAACCAACTACGCTATGGCATGA
- a CDS encoding chloride channel protein, whose protein sequence is MRYISNSWLWIIRQVNKIGNERIRIGLLQALPFWIASLLAGGVAVGYAALFSFAEDLSISIIEHRKWMILLLAPVCFLLAALLVNVFAPYSRGSGIPQVMASIELANPPQNNKISKLLGFKIIVVKIISSVLLVFGGGAIGREGPTIQIAGSVFYLVNRWIPANWPKITKRNMIMTGAAAGLAAAFNTPLGGIVFAVEELTKTHISYFRTALFSAVIIAGLTAQAILGPYLYLGFPKVNDLSPYIFAGVLLVSISAGLAGAYFAKVMLQLLAWRQNHLKKLSHQYLWVLGCGLSIAVIAFFIHPSILGSGNEIMNPLLFSNNKQMEWYVPLLRMLGPVITFVSGGAGGVFAPSLTAGATMGAFIADYFHMSATNANMLMLAGMVGFLTGVTRTPFTAAILVLEMTDRHSIIFYLMLAAMIANMVALLVDKRSFYDHLKKQYLKDVNQSEEKKDEPLQK, encoded by the coding sequence ATGAGGTATATTTCTAACAGTTGGCTTTGGATAATAAGACAGGTAAATAAAATAGGGAACGAACGTATCCGTATTGGCTTGTTGCAAGCTTTGCCATTTTGGATAGCCTCTTTACTGGCTGGCGGAGTAGCTGTTGGCTATGCAGCGTTATTTTCCTTTGCTGAAGATCTTTCAATAAGTATCATAGAACATCGCAAATGGATGATCTTACTGCTTGCGCCGGTTTGTTTTCTTCTTGCAGCTTTACTGGTAAATGTTTTTGCACCTTATAGCAGGGGAAGTGGTATTCCACAAGTAATGGCTTCCATAGAGCTTGCAAATCCACCGCAGAATAATAAGATCAGTAAGCTGCTTGGCTTCAAGATCATTGTTGTAAAAATTATATCGAGCGTATTGTTGGTGTTTGGTGGCGGCGCTATAGGTAGAGAAGGACCAACCATACAAATAGCCGGATCCGTCTTTTACCTGGTGAACCGGTGGATACCTGCCAACTGGCCAAAGATCACCAAGCGCAATATGATAATGACAGGTGCTGCGGCCGGCCTGGCTGCGGCATTTAACACACCATTAGGAGGAATTGTTTTCGCCGTAGAAGAGCTTACAAAAACGCATATCAGCTACTTTAGAACAGCACTATTTTCTGCAGTTATAATTGCGGGTCTTACTGCCCAGGCTATTCTCGGGCCTTACTTATATCTAGGCTTTCCAAAGGTAAATGATCTATCGCCATACATCTTTGCAGGTGTGTTGCTGGTATCCATATCTGCTGGTCTTGCAGGGGCTTATTTTGCCAAAGTAATGTTGCAGTTGTTAGCATGGCGACAAAACCACCTGAAGAAGTTATCGCATCAATACTTGTGGGTGTTGGGCTGTGGCTTATCCATAGCAGTGATAGCTTTTTTTATTCATCCTTCTATACTTGGCTCAGGCAATGAGATAATGAACCCATTGTTATTTTCCAACAACAAACAGATGGAGTGGTATGTGCCGCTGTTAAGGATGCTGGGGCCTGTTATCACTTTTGTGTCAGGAGGGGCCGGAGGTGTATTCGCTCCATCGTTGACCGCCGGTGCTACTATGGGCGCCTTCATTGCAGATTACTTCCACATGAGCGCCACCAATGCCAATATGCTTATGCTGGCAGGAATGGTGGGCTTTCTTACCGGTGTTACACGTACGCCATTTACTGCCGCTATTCTTGTGCTCGAAATGACCGACAGGCATAGCATCATTTTTTACCTGATGCTTGCTGCTATGATAGCAAACATGGTTGCCCTATTAGTAGATAAGCGTTCTTTCTACGATCATCTTAAAAAGCAATACCTAAAAGACGTTAATCAATCTGAAGAAAAGAAGGATGAACCTCTTCAGAAGTAG
- a CDS encoding cation:proton antiporter, which translates to MVFLSELNFELPLRNPVIIFSLVLFIILFAPILFNRIKVPHIIGLILAGIIIGPYGFNLLLRDSSIVLFGTVGLLYIMFTAGLEIDLEEFKKNRVKSLVFGLYTFIVPMILGIIAVYYLLPFNLPSTILVASMFASHTLLAYPIVSRYGISRNRSVTLTIGGTIITDILALLVLAAIVGTTKGDITSAFWIRLAVASVIFAAIVLFVFPIIARWFFKKFDDNISQYIFVLALVFLGSFLAEAAGLEAIIGAFLSGLALNKFIPHSSPLMNRIDFVGHALFIPFFLIGVGMLVDFSVLFKGLGALRVAAVMIVVAVISKYIAAWFTQKTFKLGSEERQLIFGLSNARVGATLAVVLVGYNVILGETPTGDPIRLLNEDVLNGTILMILVTCTISSFSVEKASRKIALLETATESEEEKNLTDRILISLAYPENVVNLVDLGFLLQPHKSKSPLYALHVVDEQEKAENSSSVGKKMLETVTRHAAATDNSIIPLTRYDMNITNGIIYTIKEHSITDVVIGLHHMAHEGHHFLGPLAEKLLERTNETIYIYQSTQPVNTLKRVIVAVPPNAVFEQGFHHWFTRIRTIARETGLPLHIYGSTNVLDVMKQLNEEDGAPLNITFIRFDDWQEFLIFSREVRQDDLFIIVSSRKGYLSYIPELDKLPKYLSKYFLNNSFIILYPSQFQDYSNADLKPLENNAELLDKAGKYVKKIFTGS; encoded by the coding sequence ATGGTATTTCTTTCTGAACTGAATTTCGAACTGCCTTTGCGTAACCCGGTGATCATTTTTTCACTTGTGTTATTCATTATACTCTTTGCACCTATTCTTTTCAACAGGATCAAGGTGCCCCACATCATCGGGCTTATCCTGGCAGGCATTATCATTGGGCCCTATGGCTTCAACCTGCTGTTGCGAGATAGCAGCATTGTATTATTTGGGACCGTGGGTTTGTTGTACATCATGTTTACCGCAGGTCTTGAAATAGACCTGGAAGAATTTAAAAAGAACCGGGTAAAGAGCCTTGTGTTTGGCTTATACACTTTTATTGTCCCGATGATACTCGGGATCATAGCTGTCTACTACCTGCTGCCATTCAATCTTCCATCTACCATTCTGGTGGCTAGTATGTTTGCTTCGCATACGCTGCTTGCCTATCCTATTGTTAGCCGTTACGGTATTTCTCGTAACCGGTCTGTAACACTTACCATAGGTGGAACCATTATTACAGATATACTTGCTCTACTTGTTCTAGCTGCCATAGTGGGCACAACCAAAGGCGATATAACATCTGCCTTTTGGATACGGCTGGCAGTTGCTTCTGTGATTTTTGCGGCCATTGTTCTTTTTGTTTTTCCCATCATTGCGCGTTGGTTCTTCAAGAAATTTGATGACAACATATCGCAGTACATATTCGTACTGGCGCTTGTTTTTCTTGGTTCCTTCCTGGCAGAGGCCGCAGGTTTGGAAGCTATCATTGGCGCCTTCCTTTCGGGTCTTGCGTTGAACAAATTCATCCCGCACTCATCACCATTAATGAACCGGATAGACTTTGTAGGGCATGCTTTGTTCATTCCATTTTTTCTTATTGGCGTTGGTATGCTGGTAGATTTCAGTGTATTGTTTAAAGGGCTTGGTGCCTTGCGTGTAGCAGCTGTGATGATAGTGGTGGCTGTTATCAGCAAGTACATAGCAGCATGGTTCACGCAAAAAACATTTAAGCTGGGAAGCGAAGAACGCCAACTGATATTTGGACTAAGCAATGCAAGAGTAGGCGCAACATTGGCGGTAGTATTGGTTGGTTATAATGTGATACTTGGTGAAACCCCAACGGGTGATCCCATTCGTTTATTGAATGAAGATGTATTGAATGGTACCATCTTAATGATCCTTGTTACCTGCACCATTAGTTCCTTTTCAGTAGAAAAAGCATCAAGGAAAATAGCCTTGTTAGAAACCGCTACAGAAAGCGAGGAAGAAAAAAACCTAACAGACCGCATCTTGATATCACTTGCGTATCCTGAGAATGTTGTCAACCTTGTTGACCTAGGGTTTTTGCTTCAACCACATAAGAGTAAGTCGCCACTGTATGCACTGCATGTAGTAGATGAACAGGAGAAGGCTGAGAACAGCAGCAGCGTAGGTAAGAAAATGTTAGAAACAGTAACACGTCATGCGGCAGCTACAGATAATTCAATTATCCCGCTTACCCGTTACGACATGAACATTACCAACGGGATCATTTACACCATAAAAGAACATTCTATCACTGATGTGGTTATTGGACTTCATCATATGGCTCATGAAGGACATCATTTTCTTGGACCACTGGCAGAAAAGCTGTTAGAAAGAACCAACGAAACGATTTATATATACCAGTCTACGCAGCCGGTTAATACGCTTAAACGAGTTATTGTAGCTGTTCCACCCAATGCAGTTTTTGAACAAGGATTTCACCATTGGTTTACCCGTATAAGAACAATAGCAAGGGAAACTGGCTTGCCGCTTCATATTTATGGAAGTACCAACGTGCTTGACGTAATGAAACAGCTAAATGAAGAAGATGGCGCTCCACTTAATATCACTTTCATACGCTTTGATGACTGGCAGGAGTTCCTGATTTTTAGCCGCGAGGTAAGACAAGACGATTTGTTCATTATTGTTTCTTCCAGGAAAGGCTACTTATCGTATATCCCTGAATTAGATAAACTACCAAAGTACCTGAGCAAGTATTTCCTGAATAATAGCTTTATCATTCTTTACCCGTCACAGTTCCAGGATTATTCTAATGCAGATTTAAAGCCATTAGAAAATAATGCAGAACTTCTGGACAAGGCAGGTAAGTATGTAAAGAAGATCTTTACCGGTTCTTAA
- a CDS encoding sensor histidine kinase: MPVKLRITLLFTVLAGLILGIVCVFVYYYFENSRTASIKTRLTNRAITVGRLLSQREIFSNELIRRIDSSTSFVLKNNVILAYNSNNQKIYSYSSLTGDSLDVSQQLIDNARKRGKITFTAGNKEAVAYRYVANGMELVTIAAGEDAEGKEDLHSLFNILMVSFLAGLSLAGLGGYYFSKRLLKPINKIATDVKDISAMSLSRRLVTGTANDEWHHLSTTLNDLLNRLQESFDIQKRFISNASHELSTPLTSISSQIEVSLQRERNAGEYKEVLQSIYQDVMHMSNLTQTLLQFAQASGTPGGLEIALVRIDEVLLRLPSEVVKANKGYSVLLNFDELPDEEEGLLVFGNEHLLFTAIKNIVMNACKYSNNHQAVVWLHSTEAGLKVVVEDKGIGIPEEDLPMIFQPFYRVNDNKQREGFGLGLSLASRIINLHKGRVEVQSELGKGTTFTIHLPGAKQFISEGKS, encoded by the coding sequence ATGCCTGTCAAACTCCGCATAACGCTGCTGTTTACCGTACTTGCCGGGTTGATACTGGGTATTGTTTGTGTCTTTGTCTATTACTATTTCGAAAATTCACGCACTGCTTCTATAAAAACGCGCCTTACCAATCGTGCCATTACTGTAGGAAGATTATTAAGTCAACGTGAGATCTTTTCTAATGAACTTATCAGGAGGATAGACTCATCTACTTCTTTTGTTTTAAAGAACAATGTGATACTCGCCTACAATAGCAACAACCAAAAAATATATAGCTATAGCAGTTTAACGGGTGATAGTTTAGATGTAAGCCAGCAGCTGATAGATAATGCCAGGAAGCGTGGTAAGATAACCTTTACAGCAGGAAATAAAGAAGCAGTGGCTTACAGGTATGTGGCCAACGGAATGGAGCTGGTAACCATAGCTGCAGGAGAAGATGCCGAAGGAAAAGAAGACCTGCATAGCTTGTTTAATATTTTGATGGTAAGTTTCCTTGCCGGCCTTTCGCTTGCTGGTTTGGGTGGTTATTATTTTTCCAAAAGGTTGCTAAAGCCTATCAATAAAATAGCTACAGATGTAAAAGACATCTCTGCAATGAGCTTATCGCGACGATTGGTAACTGGTACAGCCAACGATGAATGGCATCATCTTTCTACCACCCTGAATGATCTGCTGAACAGGCTGCAGGAAAGCTTTGATATACAAAAGCGATTCATATCGAATGCATCACATGAATTGTCTACACCGCTTACTTCAATATCGAGCCAGATAGAAGTGTCACTGCAGCGTGAACGCAACGCAGGTGAATACAAAGAAGTGCTGCAGTCCATTTACCAGGATGTGATGCATATGAGCAACCTGACGCAGACGCTGCTGCAGTTTGCACAAGCATCGGGAACACCCGGCGGTTTAGAGATTGCATTGGTACGTATAGATGAAGTACTGCTTCGGCTTCCATCGGAGGTGGTAAAGGCAAATAAGGGCTATAGTGTGCTATTGAACTTTGATGAACTTCCTGACGAGGAAGAGGGGCTGCTGGTTTTTGGTAATGAACACTTGTTGTTTACTGCTATAAAAAACATAGTGATGAATGCCTGTAAATATTCTAATAACCACCAGGCGGTAGTGTGGTTGCATAGCACAGAGGCAGGGCTAAAGGTAGTGGTGGAAGATAAAGGCATTGGCATACCAGAAGAAGACCTGCCAATGATCTTCCAGCCTTTTTACAGGGTAAATGATAACAAACAGCGCGAAGGTTTTGGCCTGGGCCTTTCGTTAGCTTCGCGTATCATCAACCTGCACAAAGGACGTGTAGAGGTACAATCTGAACTTGGTAAAGGAACCACCTTTACCATTCATCTTCCGGGGGCAAAACAATTTATAAGTGAAGGCAAAAGCTGA
- a CDS encoding response regulator transcription factor, with product MEERKILIVEDEEKIADTLKVGLVENGYAVEVAYNGNVGLKMFNNGNYNLVILDINLPGLNGYELCKMIRDKQPGMPIIMLTALGSLDDKIEGYDAGADDYLVKPFQFKELLMKIRVLLKHTMQQNLPVGNVLRAADLMMNVDTKEVKRGDTAINLTAKEFQLLEYLMRNKNKVVARSDIAINVWDIDFDTNTNVIDVYISYVRNKVDKKFEEKLIHTYVGMGYILKDK from the coding sequence ATGGAAGAAAGAAAAATCTTGATAGTAGAAGATGAAGAAAAAATAGCTGATACTCTGAAGGTTGGCCTGGTAGAAAATGGCTATGCTGTAGAGGTAGCCTATAATGGAAATGTTGGCCTGAAGATGTTTAATAATGGTAATTATAACCTGGTAATCCTGGATATAAACTTACCCGGCCTGAACGGCTACGAGCTATGTAAGATGATCCGTGATAAACAACCGGGCATGCCTATTATCATGCTTACTGCGCTTGGCTCTTTGGATGATAAAATAGAAGGCTATGATGCAGGTGCAGATGATTACCTGGTAAAGCCTTTCCAGTTCAAGGAACTATTGATGAAGATTAGGGTGCTGCTGAAACATACGATGCAGCAAAACCTGCCTGTAGGCAATGTATTACGCGCTGCTGACCTGATGATGAATGTAGATACCAAAGAAGTTAAGCGCGGCGATACAGCCATCAATCTTACAGCAAAAGAATTCCAGCTGCTGGAATACCTGATGCGCAATAAAAATAAAGTGGTAGCACGATCAGATATTGCTATCAATGTGTGGGATATAGATTTTGATACCAATACCAACGTGATCGATGTGTATATTAGTTACGTGAGGAATAAAGTGGATAAGAAGTTTGAAGAGAAACTTATTCATACTTATGTAGGTATGGGTTATATACTGAAGGATAAATAA
- a CDS encoding universal stress protein: MQGGFKKILIPVHWSLLHKVAVQRALEWADATASQIILAEMHDPFFDIKAKLFKWQQPEVRKYETGLKNSNTTFSTSYSKYYTTAEAIANKAREDKADLVVIPENKFWWPSTSNGFLERIASAAGVPVLKVKTKATRTTSVVVPVQHDVQGNLLEQVSAISRRNPVDVHLVSFNENKDTEQDDFAPLGALQAYQWLKSYVRCPVAFSRVKGASEAKAVNNYLHHLQSDVLLLQ, translated from the coding sequence ATGCAAGGCGGGTTCAAAAAGATCCTTATTCCGGTTCACTGGTCACTGCTACATAAAGTGGCTGTACAGCGAGCCCTGGAATGGGCAGATGCCACTGCATCGCAGATTATTCTTGCCGAAATGCACGACCCTTTCTTTGACATCAAAGCTAAACTTTTTAAATGGCAGCAGCCGGAAGTAAGAAAGTATGAAACGGGATTGAAAAATTCCAACACCACTTTCAGTACTAGCTATAGTAAATATTATACTACCGCTGAAGCCATTGCCAATAAAGCAAGAGAAGATAAAGCCGACCTGGTAGTAATACCTGAGAATAAGTTCTGGTGGCCTTCTACAAGCAATGGTTTTCTTGAAAGAATAGCTTCAGCTGCGGGTGTTCCGGTGCTGAAAGTGAAGACCAAAGCTACACGTACCACCTCTGTGGTAGTGCCGGTGCAGCACGATGTGCAAGGTAATCTACTTGAGCAGGTAAGTGCCATAAGCAGGAGAAACCCTGTAGATGTGCACCTGGTATCCTTCAATGAAAACAAGGATACAGAACAAGATGATTTTGCTCCGCTCGGTGCTCTGCAGGCATATCAATGGCTGAAGTCATATGTAAGATGCCCTGTGGCTTTTTCAAGAGTAAAAGGAGCCAGCGAAGCAAAAGCTGTAAACAACTACCTGCATCATTTGCAGAGCGATGTTTTACTGCTACAATAA